The segment CCGCCCTTGCCATGGGGGCGGATCGCGCCATCCTGATCACGGTCGATGGCCCCATCGAACCGCTATCTGTCGCAAAACTGCTCAAAGGCGTTGTCGCGGCTGAAAATCCAAACCTCGTCATTCTTGGCAAACAGGCGATTGACGATGATGCCAATCAGACCGGCCAGATGCTTTCCGCCCTGCTCGGCTGGTCGCAGGCAACCTTTGCCTCCGAACTTGACCTTGGTGATGCCACCGCCAAGGTCACCCGCGAAGTCGATGGCGGCCTGCAGGCCATCGAAGTCACCCTGCCTGCCATTGTGACTGCCGATCTTCGCCTGAACGAACCGCGCTATGCGTCGCTTCCCAACATCATGAAGGCCAAGAAAAAGCCGCTCGAAACCAGAACGCCCGATGATTTCGGCGTTACCGTTTCCCCGCGTCTGCGCCTGATCAAGGTCGAAGAACCCGCTGGTCGCAAGGCCGGGATCAGGGTCGCGGGCGTGACCGATCTGATCGAAAAGCTCAAATCCGAAGCAGGCGTCATCTAAACCGGGCGGAGATAAAAATGGCCATTCTTCTTTTTGCAGAACACGATAATCAATCCCTGTCCGATCAGACCGCCAAGGCACTCAGCGCCGCATCCCTGATCGGTGGCGATATCGACATTCTGGTCGCCGGAAAAAATGCTTCTTCCGTCGCCGATGCGGCGGCAAAACTTTCGGGTATTCGCAATGTGCTGCTTGCCGAAAGCGACACCCTTGAAAACCGCCTCGCCGAACCGACCGCCGCCCTGATCGTCAATCTTTCAGGCGATTACGACACCATCCTCGCTCCGGCCACCACCACGGGCAAAAACGTGCTGCCCCGCGTGGCGGCCCTTCTCGATGTCATGCAGGTTTCCGACGTGGTCGAAGTCGTATCACCCGATACGTTCAAACGCCCGATCTATGCTGGCAATGCGATTGAAACCGTGCAGACGACCGATGCGACAAAAATCCTGACGATCCGCACCACAAGCTTTGCCGCCGCCAGTGGCGATAACGCCCCGGCCCCGATCCAGACCATCGATGCCGGATCAGACGGCACCGGTCTTTCGACCTTCCTTGAAAACATCCTGTCGAAAAATGATCGCCCGGAACTCGGCTCCGCCAAGATCATCGTATCGGGCGGCCGCGCCCTTGGTTCCGCCGAAAGGTTCCAGGAAGTCATGACACCGGTTGCCGATAAACTCGGTGCTGCCATCGGCGCATCGCGTGCCGCCGTTGATGCCGGATATGCATCGAATGATTTGCAGGTCGGCCAGACCGGCAAGGTGGTCGCCCCCGATCTTTACATCGCATGTGGCATTTCGGGCGCCATTCAGCACCTTGCGGGCATGAAGGATTCCAAAATCATCGTTGCGATCAATACCGACGAAGATGCACCGATCTTCCAGGTCGCGGATTATGGCATTGTGGGTGATCTGTTCGACATTCTTCCCGAACTGGAGCGTCAGCTCTGACACGAACGTCACATCCCTTTGAAACGGAGCACATCCAGTGAGCGAACATTCCTATACCCTGCGTATCGCCTGTGACGACCAGCCGGGCATTGTCGCAACCGTCGCCTCTGCCCTGGCATCGCGCGGGGCCAATATCATTGAATCCAACCAGTTCTGGGACCGTCAAACCAACCAGTTCTTTTTGCGCATCGCCACCAGCACACCGGAAAATGTCAGCAAGGCCGAAATCGAACTGATGCTGAACCCGGCGGTTGACCGCTTCAATATGAAGCTCAAGATCGATGATCTGTCCCGCCGTCCCAAGATCATCATCATGGTCTCCAAATTCGATCACGCGATGCTGCATCTGCTTTATCAGATCAAGGTCGGCTGGCTCGATGCCGAAGTCGCCGCCATCGTCTCGAACCACGAAGATGCGCGCAAAATCGCCGATCAGGAAGGCATCCCCTTCCATTACTGGCCGGTGAACAAGGAAAACAAGATCGAACAGGAAGCCAAACTTGCCGATCTGATCAAGGAAACCAAATCCGAACTGGTCGTCCTTGCCCGCTATATGCAGGTGCTGACCAACGATCTTTCAAGCCAGTTTTATGGCATGATCATCAATATTCACCACTCGTTCCTGCCGTCCTTCAAGGGTGCTAAACCCTATCATCAGGCTTATGAACGCGGGGTGAAACTGATCGGGGCAACCGCGCACTATGTCACGCCGGACCTCGACGAAGGCCCGATCATCGAACAGGAAACCGAACGCGTCAGCCACGCCATGTCGGCCGATGATTTCGTCGCCACCGGGCGCGATATCGAAGCCCGCGTTCTGGCCCGTGGCGTCAAATATCACCTCGAAGGCCGCGTGATGCTGAACAAAAACCGTACCGTGGTCTTCACCCAGTAATACCGCCAAAATTCCGCCTCCGCCGACACCAGATAACCATCGCAATAAGAAGGAAAGAGAGAAATGGCCGCATTTCCGAACAGGGCAAAAGTCGTTATCGTCGGCGTCGGCGGTATTGTCGGTGCATCGGTATCGCACCATCTGATCGAAAATGGCTGGGACGATATTGTCGGCATCGACAAATCGGGCATCCCGACCGATATCGGCTCGACCGCGCATGCGTCCGATTTCTGCTTTGCGACAAGCCACGATCTGCTGTCCTGCTGGACGACGATGTATTCCATCGATTTCTACGAAAAGATGGGCCATTACGCCCGCATCGGCGGGATCGAGGTTGCCCGCGTCGGCGATGATGCCCGCATGGCGGAACTCAAACGCCGCGTTGATTCCGGCAAGGCGTTTGGCACCAACGTCAAAATCATCAGCGCGTCCGAGGCCAAGGAAAAATTCCCCCTCCTCGAAGAAGACCAGATTCAGGGGGCCATGTGGGACCCGGATGCCGGCCTTGTCATCCCGCGCTCGCAAACCGTGGCCGGAAAGCTGATCGATCAGGGTGTCGCAAGCAACAAACTCAAAATCTTTGCCAACACCTCCGCCCTTGAACTGATCACCGAAAATGGCCGCATCACCGGGGTCAAAACCGAACGCGGCACGATCCATGCCGATTATGTTGTCGTCTGTGCCGGTCTTTGGGGCCGTCTGATTGCTGAAATGGCGGGCGAAGACCTGCCGGTGATGCCGGTTGACCATCCGCTGACCTTCTTTGGGCCGTATAACGAATTTGCCGGAACCGGTGTTGAAATCGGCATGCCGCTTCTGCGCGATCAGGGCAATTCCGCCTATATGCGCGATACCGGCGATCCCAAAAGCACCGAGGGCGGCCAGATCGAATGGGGCTATTACTACGAAGAAAACCCGCGTCTGGTCCATCCGCGCGAAATCCTTGAAAAGGATCAGGCACGCCTGTCCCCGTCCCAGCGCGACCTTGAACTCGAAGACGTCATCGAACCGCTTGAACGCGCCATGGAACTGACACCGATCCTGACCGAACTTGGCTTTAACGAAAGCCACTCCTTCAACGGCCTTCTGCAAACCTCGGCCGATGGCGGCCCGTCGATGGGCGAAAGCCAG is part of the Thalassospira lucentensis genome and harbors:
- a CDS encoding electron transfer flavoprotein subunit beta/FixA family protein — encoded protein: MKVLVPVKRVVDYNVKIRVKADGTGVDLANVKMSMNPFDEIAVEEAVRLKEAGKANEVVAVSIGPAQAQETLRTALAMGADRAILITVDGPIEPLSVAKLLKGVVAAENPNLVILGKQAIDDDANQTGQMLSALLGWSQATFASELDLGDATAKVTREVDGGLQAIEVTLPAIVTADLRLNEPRYASLPNIMKAKKKPLETRTPDDFGVTVSPRLRLIKVEEPAGRKAGIRVAGVTDLIEKLKSEAGVI
- a CDS encoding electron transfer flavoprotein subunit alpha/FixB family protein translates to MAILLFAEHDNQSLSDQTAKALSAASLIGGDIDILVAGKNASSVADAAAKLSGIRNVLLAESDTLENRLAEPTAALIVNLSGDYDTILAPATTTGKNVLPRVAALLDVMQVSDVVEVVSPDTFKRPIYAGNAIETVQTTDATKILTIRTTSFAAASGDNAPAPIQTIDAGSDGTGLSTFLENILSKNDRPELGSAKIIVSGGRALGSAERFQEVMTPVADKLGAAIGASRAAVDAGYASNDLQVGQTGKVVAPDLYIACGISGAIQHLAGMKDSKIIVAINTDEDAPIFQVADYGIVGDLFDILPELERQL
- the purU gene encoding formyltetrahydrofolate deformylase, yielding MSEHSYTLRIACDDQPGIVATVASALASRGANIIESNQFWDRQTNQFFLRIATSTPENVSKAEIELMLNPAVDRFNMKLKIDDLSRRPKIIIMVSKFDHAMLHLLYQIKVGWLDAEVAAIVSNHEDARKIADQEGIPFHYWPVNKENKIEQEAKLADLIKETKSELVVLARYMQVLTNDLSSQFYGMIINIHHSFLPSFKGAKPYHQAYERGVKLIGATAHYVTPDLDEGPIIEQETERVSHAMSADDFVATGRDIEARVLARGVKYHLEGRVMLNKNRTVVFTQ